From Drosophila suzukii chromosome 2R, CBGP_Dsuzu_IsoJpt1.0, whole genome shotgun sequence, a single genomic window includes:
- the Ercc1 gene encoding DNA excision repair protein ERCC-1, protein MDDFDDDSFNDVLGSMEMPSAAKQPKVVEVAPPATLVDTTSSSNTASSASATPVPAKAPSNPHSVLVHSKQRGNPILKSILNVPLEFRDDIVPDYVVGRTSCVLYLSLKYHNLNPDYICQRLKTLGKMYELRVLLVQVDTPEPHNALKSLTRISLLADLTMMLAWNAEEAGKIIETYKQFEKRPPDLIMERVESNPHQKLVAALTNIKPVNKTDAVTLLQTFGNLGNIITASEERLSQVMGLGPRKAKKLYKTLQEPFLSK, encoded by the exons ATGGATGATTTCGACGACGATTCCTTTAACGATGTTCTGGGCTCCATGGAAATGCCCTCGGCGGCAAAGCAACCCAAAGTGGTAGAAGTGGCTCCACCGGCTACGTTAGTTGACACCACTTCCAGTAGCAACACGGCCAGTTCCGCATCCGCCACTCCTGTTCCCGCCAAGGCGCCATCAAATCCCCACAGCGTTCTCGTCCACAGCAAACAGCGCGGCAATCCCATCCTGAAATCCATCCTCAATGTTCCGCTGGAGTTCCGTGACGATATCGTGCCAGATTATGTTGTGGGTCGGACATCCTGCGTTCTATACCTATCCCTGAAGTACCACAATCTCAACCCGGACTACATCTGCCAGCGGCTGAAGACTCTGGGCAAGATGTATGAGCTGCGGGTGCTCCTGGTCCAAGTGGACACACCGGAGCCACACAATGCCCTAAAGAGCTTGACCAGGATCTCACTACTGGCCGATCTGACCATGATGTTGGCCTGGAACGCCGAGGAGGCGGGCAAAATCATTGAGACCTACAAACAGTTTGAAAAGCGGCCGCCAGATTTAATCATGGAGCGGGTGGAGTCCAATCCGCATCAGAAG CTTGTGGCTGCTCTTACCAACATCAAGCCGGTGAACAAGACGGATGCCGTAACCCTGCTGCAAACCTTTGGCAATCTAGGCAACATCATCACTGCCAGCGAAGAGCGATTGTCCCAGGTAATGGGACTGGGTCCCCGGAAGGCCAAGAAGCTGTACAAAACCCTGCAGGAGCCCTTCCTCAGCAAATAG
- the SMC2 gene encoding structural maintenance of chromosomes protein 2 — MYVKKLVLDGFKSYGRRTEIEGFDPEFTAITGLNGSGKSNILDSICFVLGISNLQNVRASALQDLVYKNGQAGITKATVTIVFDNTNAAQCPQGYEKCREISVARQVVVGGKNKFLINGKLVQNKKVQDFFCSIQLNVNNPNFLIMQGKIQQVLNMKPKEVLSMVEEAAGTSQYKTKRDATKTLIEKKETKVRETKVLLDEEVLPKLVKLRQERSAYQEYQKICRDIDFLIRIHISAKYLKQCETLKTVEANEQKIEDRIANCKATHAKNLEDVEIIESSVKEMQQQIDAEMGGSIKTLETQLSAKRALEATASGSLKAAQGTIQQDEKKIRMASKNIEDDVRALTKKEADMAKVQGEFESLKEADATDSKAYEDAQKKLEAVSQGLSTNEDGQASTLQEQLMVAKEQFSEAQTTIKTSEMELRHTRGVLKQREGETQTNDAAYVKDKGLHDQLVVEIKNLERQLQGLNYEGGQFEQLKQRRNDLHMRKRDLKRELDRCNASRYDLQYQDPDPNFDRRKVRGMVGKLFQLNDMKNSMALVQAAGGSLYSYVTDDDVTSKKILQRGNLQRRVTLLPINKIQSHSLSRNVVEYAQNKVGSENVQWALSLISYDRFFEPIMKYCFGGVLICKDLDVAKEVSYDPRINCRSVTLEGDVVDPNGTVSGGAAPKGANVLEELYTIKKLEREYREIDAEISEVEQQIASIENLAHSFNKMKENLELRQHELTMCENRLAQTTFQQNQAEIEEMKERVKTLEQQIVDSREKQKTSQVKIKDIEAKLADAKGYRERELKAATNEVKVTKQRAEKSRANWKKREQEFETLQLEITELKKTIETAKQQHQEMIDNLEKFKAELDALKANSSSAASEVSELEQAIKMQKDKLNAQNKEMRNQLVKKDKMLKQNQEIELEVKKKENEQKKISSEAKEAKKRMEALETKYPWIPEEKNCFGMKNTRYDYSKEDPHEAGNKLAKMQEKKDKMERTLNMNAIMVLDREEENFKETERRRNIVAMDKEKIKKIIVKMDEEEQDQLNRAATEVNANFSGIFSSLLPGADAKLNPVHTNGCLTGLEIKVGFNGKWKESLGELSGGQKSLVALSLVLAMLKFSPAPLYILDEVDAALDMSHTQNIGSMLKQHFTNSQFLIVSLKDGLFNHANVLFRTLFEEGVSTITRQVSRQATTNRR, encoded by the exons atgtatgtaAAGAAGCTAGTGCTAGATGGATTCAAATCCTACGGCCGGCGCACGGAAATTGAAGGATTCGACCCCGAGTTTACGGCCATCACGGGTTTAAACGGCTCTGGAAAGTCCAACATCTTGGATAGCATCTGCTTCGTGCTGGGGATCAGTAATCTGCAGAAT GTGCGCGCCTCGGCTCTGCAGGATTTGGTGTACAAAAACGGACAGGCGGGCATCACCAAGGCCACTGTTACCATTGTGTTCGACAACACAAATGCCGCCCAGTGCCCGCAAGGCTATGAGAAGTGCCGGGAGATCTCTGTGGCCCGCCAAGTGGTTGTGGGGGGCAAAAACAAGTTCCTCATCAACGGCAAACTAGTGCAGAACAAGAAAGTGCAGGACTTTTTCTGCTCCATCCAGTTGAACGTAAACAATCCCAACTTCCTGATCATGCAGGGTAAGATCCAGCAAGTGCTGAACATGAAGCCCAAGGAG GTTCTGTCCATGGTGGAGGAGGCAGCTGGAACTAGCCAGTACAAAACCAAGCGAGATGCCACTAAAACCCTGATAGAGAAAAAAGAGACCAAAGTCCGGGAGACCAAGGTCTTGCTCGACGAGGAGGTGTTGCCCAAGCTCGTTAAACTTCGCCAGGAGCGCTCCGCCTACCAGGAGTACCAGAAGATCTGCCGCGATATCGACTTCCTTATCAGGATTCATATTTCCGCCAAGTATCTTAAGCAATGCGAAACCTTGAAAACAGTGGAGGCCAACGAGCAGAAGATCGAGGATCGCATTGCAAACTGTAAGGCCACGCATGCCAAAAACCTCGAGGATGTCGAGATTATTGAAAGCTCCGTAAAGGAGATGCAGCAGCAGATCGATGCAGAAATGGGTGGCTCCATTAAAACTCTAGAAACACAGCTCAGTGCAAAGCGGGCTTTAGAGGCCACTGCCTCGGGCAGTTTAAAGGCGGCCCAGGGTACCATCCAGCAAGATGAGAAAAAGATTCGCATGGCCTCCAAAAATATAGAGGATGATGTGCGAGCCCTGACCAAAAAAGAAGCAGACATGGCCAAGGTTCAGGGAGAGTTTGAAAGCCTTAAGGAAGCCGATGCCACAGACTCCAAAGCTTATGAAGATGCCCAAAAAAAACTGGAGGCTGTATCGCAGGGATTGTCCACCAACGAAGACGGACAGGCCTCAACACTGCAAGAACAACTGATGG TGGCCAAGGAGCAGTTCAGCGAAGCACAGACCACCATTAAGACCTCGGAGATGGAGCTACGGCACACGCGGGGTGTCCTAAAACAGCGTGAGGGTGAAACACAGACCAACGATGCCGCTTACGTAAAGGACAAGGGCCTGCATGATCAGTTGGTGGTAGAGATTAAGAACTTGGAACGGCAGCTCCAAGGTCTCAATTACGAGGGCGGTCAATTCGAACAGCTGAAGCAGCGACGAAATGATCTGCACATGCGTAAACGCGATCTCAAACGAGAGTTAGATCGCTGCAATGCTTCGCGCTATGACTTGCAGTACCAGGACCCAGATCCCAACTTCGATAGACGTAAGGTGCGCGGTATGGTAGGCAAGCTGTTCCAGCTGAACGACATGAAAAACTCCATGGCACTTGTCCAGGCGGCAGGAGGAAGT CTATACAGCTATGTGACGGATGACGATGTGACCAGCAAGAAAATCCTGCAGAGGGGCAACCTCCAGCGCCGTGTCACACTGCTTCCCATTAACAAGATTCAGTCCCACTCGCTAAGCAGGAATGTTGTGGAATACGCCCAGAACAAAGTTGGTTCTGAAAATGTTCAGTGGGCCTTGTCGCTCATAAGCTACGATCGCTTCTTCGAGCCTATCATGAAGTATTGCTTTGGCGGAGTACTAATTTGCAAGGATCTTGATGTCGCCAAAGAA GTCAGCTACGATCCACGTATTAATTGTCGCTCTGTGACTTTGGAAGGCGATGTTGTAGATCCCAATGGCACTGTGTCCGGAGGTGCTGCCCCTAAGGGTGCTAACGTCCTCGAAGAATTGTACACCATTAAGAAACTAGAAAGAGAGTACAGGGAGATCGACGCTGAGATATCAGAAGTGGAGCAGCAAATAGC ATCCATTGAAAACCTGGCCCACTCTTTCAACAAAATGAAGGAGAACCTTGAGTTGCGCCAGCACGAGCTAACCATGTGCGAGAACAGGTTGGCCCAAACGACCTTTCAGCAGAATCAGGCAGAAATCGAAGAGATGAAGGAGAGAGTCAAGACCCTAGAGCAGCAAATTGTAGACTCCCGGGAGAAGCAGAAGACCTCGCAGGTCAAAATCAAGGATATTGAGGCCAAGTTGGCAGACGCCAAGGGCTACCGCGAGAGAGAATTAAAAGCGGCCACCAACGAGGTGAAGGTGACGAAGCAGCGGGCGGAGAAATCGCGGGCCAACTGGAAGAAACGAGAGCAGGAGTTCGAAACACTTCAACTGGAGATCACAGAGCTCAAGAAAACTATAGAAACAGCGAAGCAACAGCACCAGGAAATGATTGACAATCTTGAAAAGTTTAAGGCCGAGCTAGATGCCCTAAAAGCGAATAGCTCCAGTGCTGCTTCAGAGGTGTCGGAGCTCGAACAGGCCATTAAGATGCAGAAAGACAAGTTGAACGCTCAGAACAAGGAGATGCGAAATCAACTGGTCAAGAAGGACAAAATGCTGAAACAGAATCAGGAGATTGAGCTGGAGGTAAAGAAAAAGGAGAACGAGCAAAAAAAGATTAGCTCGGAGGCCAAGGAGGCAAAGAAAAGGATGGAAGCCCTTGAGACGAAATATCCCTGGATCCCAGAAGAGAAGAACTGCTTTGGCATGAAGAATACCCGCTACGATTACAGCAAGGAGGATCCCCATGAGGCAGGCAATAAGTTGGCGAAAATGCAAGAGAAAAAAGACAAAATGGAGCGCACCCTCAATATGAACGCCATCATGGTGCTGGATCGCGAAGAGGAGAACTTCAAGGAGACCGAACGCCGACGCAACATTGTGGCGATGGACAAGGAGAAGATTAAAAAGATCATCGTGAAGATGGACGAGGAAGAGCAAGATCAGCTGAACCGAGCTGCTACCGAGGTTAACGCAAACTTCAGTGGAATCTTTAGCTCTCTTCTACCAGGAGCTGATGCGAAACTCAATCCTGTCCATACGAATGGATGCCTGACCGGCCTGGAGATCAAAGTGGGCTTCAATGGAAAGTGGAAGGAGAGTCTGGGTGAGCTTTCGGGTGGTCAAAAGTCCCTGGTGGCTCTATCCCTTGTCCTGGCCATGTTGAAGTTCTCACCGGCTCCTTTGTACATTTTGGATGAGGTAGACGCAGCTCTGGACATGTCGCACACGCAGAACATTGGAAGCATGTTGAAGCAGCACTTCACCAACTCGCAGTTCTTGATTGTATCCCTTAAGGATGGTCTCTTCAACCATGCCAATGTCCTCTTCCGCACTCTCTTCGAGGAAGGTGTGTCCACCATCACCAGGCAGGTCAGCAGGCAGGCGACCACCAACAGACGCTGA
- the LOC108008343 gene encoding PAX-interacting protein 1 gives MDRVTKPQKKMLITLLRETKYMEGKKEKEWYWEKIQAALNTIGPKKTIIQWKKCWRDMRLTTRKKLAELKRCQLSGGSPPPGIELNQEDNDIIDIVGTEYFYEEMNGELKAENFLTGLDYAPEHLCDAILTAAVGHHQHNMQHQKDPQSHPGQQPQQDHHTNDGETNDTPGSSNGGSYQGHPVPQLQAHNGGGGEHAGGGHSHSGMLQHPAFHGGIHPHLLRRQHASGSLSRESPFEEKLLQFMQDAFPKKSKKRKNRDPDKLFLLSLYEEIKRVPEEIRLDVKSELMQILKKYQKKPPVKAEKSTPSSTSTSSKLSSSSSGSNSVTSHLSHSMYQLQKKYEKGEREPSPQSQVERVASAGVVAVPLHASQQLPLFQLQKKYEESAVEKVHQQQQQQQSELRKHVEAAHAHHADHQQPPPPPPNEHLHHPQMSHNIMFPLGQLRNEQPPSQQHQHAHNPHQQQQQQQHPHQQQQQGQQHHPPTIFGSTASERPAMSYENVG, from the exons ATG GATCGAGTTACCAAACCGCAGAAGAAAATGCTCATCACATTGCTGCGGGAAACCAAGTACATGGAGGGCAAGAAGGAGAAGGAATGGTACTGGGAGAAAATCCAGGCGGCCCTGAACACCATCGGTCCCAAGAAGACCATCATCCAGTGGAAGAAG TGCTGGCGCGATATGCGATTGACCACCAGAAAGAAGTTGGCGGAACTGAAGCGCTGCCAACTCTCTGGTGGATCTCCGCCCCCGGGCATCGAACTGAACCAGGAGGACAACGACATCATCGACATTGTGGGCACCGAGTACTTCTACGAGGAGATGAATGGCGAACTCAAGGCGGAGAACTTCCTAACCGGCCTGGACTACGCTCCGGAGCACTTGTGCGATGCCATTCTCACGGCGGCAGTGGGACACCACCAGCACAACATGCAGCACCAGAAGGATCCGCAGTCCCATCCAGGACAACAGCCGCAGCAGGATCATCACACCAATGATGGCGAAACCAACGATACACCTGGATCAAGCAACGGGGGCTCATATCAGGGCCACCCTGTGCCCCAGCTGCAGGCGCACAATGGCGGAGGAGGCGAGCATGCCGGCGGTGGCCATTCGCACTCCGGGATGCTCCAGCATCCTGCTTTTCATGGCGGCATACATCCGCACCTGCTGAGGCGCCAGCATGCCAGTGGATCGCTGTCCAGGGAGTCGCCCTTCGAGGAGAAGCTGTTGCAGTTCATGCAGGACGCCTTTCCAAAGAAGAGCAAGAAGCGCAAGAACCGGGATCCGGACAAGTTATTTTTGCTCTCCCTTTACGAAGAGATCAAGCGGGTTCCTGAGGAAATACGCCTAGACGTTAAGTCCGAACTAATGCAGATACTGAAGAAGTACCAGAAGAAGCCGCCTGTCAAGGCGGAGAAGTCCACGCCCTCCTCTACGTCAACCTCCTCGAAATTGAGCTCCAGCAGCAGTGGCAGCAACTCGGTGACTTCCCACTTGTCCCACAGCATGTACCAGTTGCAGAAAAAGTACGAGAAGGGCGAACGGGAGCCTTCGCCTCAGTCGCAGGTGGAGCGAGTTGCTTCCGCAGGGGTAGTCGCTGTGCCTCTTCACGCCTCACAGCAGCTGCCCCTGTTCCAGTTGCAGAAAAAGTACGAAGAGAGCGCCGTGGAGAAGGttcaccagcagcaacagcagcagcagagcGAGCTACGCAAGCACGTGGAGGCCGCTCATGCCCACCATGCTGACCACCAGCAACCGCCACCGCCACCACCCAACGAGCACCTGCACCACCCACAGATGAGTCACAACATCATGTTCCCGCTGGGCCAGCTGCGCAACGAGCAGCCGCCCTCTCAGCAGCACCAGCATGCCCACAATCcccaccagcaacagcagcaacaacagcatccccaccagcagcagcaacagggACAGCAGCATCATCCGCCCACGATCTTTGGTTCGACCGCTAGCGAACGGCCTGCGATGTCCTACGAGAACGTTGGATGA
- the NaPi-T gene encoding LOW QUALITY PROTEIN: sialin (The sequence of the model RefSeq protein was modified relative to this genomic sequence to represent the inferred CDS: inserted 1 base in 1 codon): MAQVEARTVLWYMSFIGFIVNYMIRINLNITIVDMIAGKGEIPSNVTLNSSIANSTDLADLPELNDRFSLERWFLDWANIPYEKNGFNWSGKQQGALLGSFFWAHWTLQIPGGILATKYGTKLVFGWSNGIGVLCCFLIPIVSYRSYTGLIILRVFQGWITGLAWPSMHVLTAKWIPPNERSKFVSAYLGSSVGVALFYPIFGYIIDWTRWEWVYYVCGVVGTLWFIAWQFLVFDSPAQHPRIADSERKYIEKSLGASSQGTKGPXPWKAIATSRPVWLNVVAQWGGIWGLFTLMTHAPTYFRLIHHWNIRATGFLSGLPHLMRMLFAYVFSMLADYLLRTDRLSRTNVRKLATFICCGVKGFVVLALAYFGYNATAAIVLVTLATMFHGAVSSGPLASMVDLSPNYAGIVLGVSGMIGGMPGFISPFIVGQLTNDNQTIEAWKNVFLLSSLMLTGSGILYVLFSESSLQPWNSVCHPLPETGLKELPNLEVDREDEEEKKPLKSDHDGEVSETENKTKSVGDEQ, encoded by the exons ATGGCCCAAG TCGAGGCGCGTACGGTGCTGTGGTACATGTCATTCATCGGCTTCATCGTCAACTACATGATCCGTATCAATCTGAACATCACCATTGTGGACATGATTGCCGGCAAGGGTGAGATTCCCTCAAATGTAACCCTAAATAGTTCCATCGCAAACTCTACTGATTTGGCTGACCTTCCGGAATTGAATGACCGATTTTCGCTAGAGCGTTGGTTTTTGGACTGGGCGAAT ATTCCGTACGAAAAGAATGGATTTAACTGGAGCGGGAAGCAACAGGGCGCTCTGTTGGGATCTTTTTTCTGGGCTCATTGGACTCTGCAGATTCCCGGCGGGATCCTTGCCACTAAATATGGCACAAAACTGGTCTTCGGTTGGTCCAATGGCATTGGAGTTCTCTGCTGCTTCCTCATACCAATTGTTTCGTATCGGAGCTATACAGGCCTGATTATCCTTCGAGTTTTCCAGGGGTGGATAACC GGCTTGGCCTGGCCATCGATGCACGTGCTCACTGCCAAATGGATTCCGCCCAACGAGCGCAGCAAGTTTGTCAGTGCCTATTTGGGCAGCTCGGTGGGCGTGGCTCTGTTCTATCCGATTTTCGGCTATATCATCGACTGGACCAGGTGGGAATGGGTCTACTATGTCTGCGGTGTCGTGGGAACTCTATGGTTCATTGCCTGGCAGTTCTTGGTATTCGACAGTCCCGCCCAGCATCCTCGCATCGCTGACTCTGAGAGAAAGTACATTGAAAAGTCCTTGGGAGCTTCTTCCCAAGGCACAAAGGGAC ACCCCTGGAAGGCGATAGCCACCTCCCGTCCGGTTTGGCTGAATGTGGTGGCCCAATGGGGTGGCATCTGGGGCCTGTTTACTTTGATGACCCATGCTCCGACCTACTTCCGCCTGATCCATCACTGGAACATCCGAGCA ACTGGCTTCCTCTCGGGACTGCCGCATCTCATGAGGATGCTCTTCGCCTACGTCTTCTCCATGCTTGCCGATTATCTCCTGCGAACGGATCGCCTGAGTCGTACCAATGTCCGAAAGTTGGCCACGTTCATTT GCTGTGGCGTCAAGGGTTTCGTGGTTTTGGCTCTGGCTTACTTCGGTTACAATGCAACGGCAGCCATTGTATTGGTTACATTGGCCACCATGTTCCATGGGGCAGTGTCCTCTGGTCCTTTGGCCTCCATGGTGGATCTGTCGCCCAACTACGCGGGCATCGTACTGGGAGTGAGTGGAATGATTGGTGGAATGCCGGGCTTCATATCGCCCTTCATCGTGGGTCAGCTGACAAACGACAAT CAAACGATTGAGGCCTGGAAGAATGTGTTCCTGCTGAGTTCGTTGATGTTAACAGGCAGTGGCATCTTGTACGTTCTTTTCTCGGAATCCTCATTGCAGCCATGGAACAGTGTCTGCCATCCATTGCCCGAAACCGGGCTGAAAGAACTCCCAAATCTGGAAGTCGATAGGGAAGATGAGGAGGAAAAGAAGCCCCTTAAATCTGATCATGATGGTGAGGTGTCTGAAACGGAGAACAAAACAAAATCTGTCGGCGACGAGCAGTGA
- the LOC108008608 gene encoding uncharacterized protein isoform X2, whose translation MFGSHRFMLCFFCLGAVISVSLAIEESSDIEEDVISIANQTQKVIRVHPQDLPPKKDNTGSQMNSAFFQIQTLRPPTGSASASGSGPVSVSGQRQYVDSKQMRKRRPRPAKLLGGNGNGNVAASETQAAEAAKLGRYVGCRGAGGQGGSCGGPRSSITRPDDTGPLSHLLRGVQDQRTLRQVPHQVVSLALGVRQVSGEEQGGAHRPGSAIRDDLVIFPAPNHLVKAKA comes from the exons CTCTGCTTCTTCTGCCTTGGCGCAGTGATTAGTGTGTCCCTGGCCATCGAGGAGTCCTCAGACATCGAGGAGGATGTGATCAGCATTGCCAACCAGACGCAGAAGGTGATCCGCGTGCATCCGCAGGACCTGCCTCCCAAGAAGGACAACACGGGcagccaaatgaactcggcctTCTTCCAGATCCAAACGCTGCGTCCCCCAACGGGATCAGCTTCCGCTTCCGGTTCTGGAcccgtttccgtttccggtCAGCGACAGTACGTGGACTCCAAGCAGATGCGGAAGAGGCGTCCTCGACCCGCCAAGCTGCTGGGtggaaatgggaatgggaatgtgGCCGCCAGTG AAACTCAAGCAGCAGAAGCAGCTAAACTTGGACGCTACGTCGGCTGCAGGGGAGCAGGTGGACAGGGTGGATCGTGTGGAGGTCCAAGGTCAAGTATTACCCGTCCAGATGACACCGGGCCCCTATCCCATCTACTACGTGGTGTCCAAGACCAACGGACGCTTCGGCAAGTTCCCCATCAAGTCGTTTCGCTCGCCCTCGGAGTTCGCCAAGTATCTGGTGAAGAGCAAGGCGGAGCCCATCGCCCGGGATCAGCGATTCGAGATGATCTTGTGATCTTCCCTGCTCCTAACCACTTAGTCAAAGCTAAAGCCTAA
- the LOC108008608 gene encoding uncharacterized protein isoform X1, whose amino-acid sequence MFGSHRFMLCFFCLGAVISVSLAIEESSDIEEDVISIANQTQKVIRVHPQDLPPKKDNTGSQMNSAFFQIQTLRPPTGSASASGSGPVSVSGQRQYVDSKQMRKRRPRPAKLLGGNGNGNVAASGEDETQPALKYQLKAFPKQKLKQQKQLNLDATSAAGEQVDRVDRVEVQGQVLPVQMTPGPYPIYYVVSKTNGRFGKFPIKSFRSPSEFAKYLVKSKAEPIARDQRFEMIL is encoded by the coding sequence CTCTGCTTCTTCTGCCTTGGCGCAGTGATTAGTGTGTCCCTGGCCATCGAGGAGTCCTCAGACATCGAGGAGGATGTGATCAGCATTGCCAACCAGACGCAGAAGGTGATCCGCGTGCATCCGCAGGACCTGCCTCCCAAGAAGGACAACACGGGcagccaaatgaactcggcctTCTTCCAGATCCAAACGCTGCGTCCCCCAACGGGATCAGCTTCCGCTTCCGGTTCTGGAcccgtttccgtttccggtCAGCGACAGTACGTGGACTCCAAGCAGATGCGGAAGAGGCGTCCTCGACCCGCCAAGCTGCTGGGtggaaatgggaatgggaatgtgGCCGCCAGTGGTGAAGATGAGACGCAGCCAGCCTTGAAATACCAACTAAAAGCCTTTCCCAAGCAGAAACTCAAGCAGCAGAAGCAGCTAAACTTGGACGCTACGTCGGCTGCAGGGGAGCAGGTGGACAGGGTGGATCGTGTGGAGGTCCAAGGTCAAGTATTACCCGTCCAGATGACACCGGGCCCCTATCCCATCTACTACGTGGTGTCCAAGACCAACGGACGCTTCGGCAAGTTCCCCATCAAGTCGTTTCGCTCGCCCTCGGAGTTCGCCAAGTATCTGGTGAAGAGCAAGGCGGAGCCCATCGCCCGGGATCAGCGATTCGAGATGATCTTGTGA